The proteins below are encoded in one region of Paenibacillus sp. YYML68:
- a CDS encoding helix-turn-helix domain-containing protein, which yields MSQEVSGRWTAPILLALEASGGRFTPLQNQLSIAPARLSDNLKQMAEAGLIQHLSPYERRHPLLPEYLLTEKGKLYREIAQMIRSAEVDIGHGVLSAKAWNIPVLLALHMGYDRFQNIRNALQHATPRILSTRLDELNAEDLIRKQISEQPRPSFLYGLAARTVKPVDRMAVDLFSLV from the coding sequence ATGTCGCAGGAAGTTTCGGGACGGTGGACCGCTCCGATCTTACTGGCGCTTGAAGCTTCCGGCGGTAGATTCACGCCGCTGCAGAACCAATTGAGCATTGCACCGGCCCGGCTAAGCGACAATTTGAAGCAAATGGCCGAGGCCGGCTTAATTCAGCATTTGTCGCCGTACGAGCGGCGTCATCCATTACTTCCGGAGTATCTGTTAACCGAAAAAGGCAAGCTATATCGGGAAATAGCTCAAATGATCAGGAGCGCTGAAGTGGATATCGGGCACGGAGTTTTGTCCGCCAAAGCATGGAACATCCCAGTGCTACTGGCACTTCATATGGGCTATGACCGATTTCAGAACATTCGAAATGCGTTGCAGCATGCAACGCCTCGCATCCTTTCGACACGGCTTGACGAACTGAATGCCGAAGATTTGATTCGCAAGCAAATCTCCGAACAGCCACGGCCTTCGTTTTTGTATGGGTTGGCTGCCCGAACGGTCAAACCGGTTGACCGGATGGCGGTCGATTTATTTTCACTTGTATGA
- a CDS encoding VOC family protein, with product MYIPGTTVWYNVKSIERSLAFYTEQLGFELVFHDKEGGMALVNTNTKDCSIGFSEAESVIPSTSSTVFDVENMDKAVETLKQKGVSFIGDIETIPDYGKFATFADPDGNSLMLSEMQGATE from the coding sequence ATGTATATTCCTGGAACTACAGTTTGGTATAATGTGAAAAGCATAGAGCGTTCATTGGCGTTTTATACCGAGCAGCTAGGCTTTGAATTGGTTTTTCACGATAAAGAAGGTGGAATGGCCTTGGTCAATACAAATACAAAGGATTGCTCTATCGGATTTTCCGAAGCGGAATCCGTTATTCCTTCCACATCTTCTACCGTGTTCGATGTGGAGAATATGGACAAGGCAGTGGAAACATTGAAACAAAAGGGCGTTTCTTTCATCGGAGACATTGAAACTATCCCCGACTATGGGAAATTTGCGACATTTGCCGATCCTGATGGCAATTCTCTCATGCTCTCGGAGATGCAAGGTGCAACGGAGTAA
- a CDS encoding helix-turn-helix transcriptional regulator, translated as MNSERRRKELADFLRTRRSRLSPHEAGLPVETSRRRTPGLRREEVASLSGISLPWYTALEQGRDIQVSEQVLESLVRTLQLSSDERSHLYVLANHAVLPHVTVDASISPAIQRILDRMGTYPAYVIDKRWNVSAWNQMTNKVCGDFNQATEIERNILWRMFMMKDKQARIVNWENVATMLLAHFRSRYALYMNDSWYQELVNMLYDRSEEFREWWGRHDVSENSEGEKVIHHPQAGLLTFRYNNFTVSESGEFVMRVFTPIENTGTDERLEDLVSEFHSIRL; from the coding sequence ATGAATTCTGAAAGAAGACGTAAAGAACTAGCTGATTTTCTCCGGACTCGCCGCTCACGTCTATCTCCGCATGAGGCGGGATTACCGGTTGAGACCTCACGTCGTCGTACGCCTGGCCTGAGGCGGGAGGAAGTGGCAAGTCTGTCTGGCATTTCCTTACCGTGGTACACTGCATTGGAGCAGGGACGGGATATTCAAGTATCGGAACAAGTATTGGAAAGCTTGGTTCGTACCCTTCAACTTAGCAGCGACGAACGCAGTCATCTATACGTGTTGGCAAACCATGCTGTACTTCCACACGTAACAGTGGATGCGTCCATATCTCCAGCTATTCAACGGATTCTTGACAGGATGGGGACCTACCCTGCCTATGTCATCGATAAGCGCTGGAACGTTTCCGCATGGAACCAAATGACGAATAAGGTATGTGGAGACTTTAATCAAGCGACAGAGATCGAGAGAAATATCCTTTGGCGGATGTTCATGATGAAGGATAAGCAAGCTCGCATTGTTAATTGGGAAAACGTTGCCACCATGCTGTTAGCTCATTTCAGAAGCCGATATGCCTTATACATGAATGATTCGTGGTACCAGGAATTAGTTAACATGTTATATGACAGGAGTGAAGAGTTCAGAGAGTGGTGGGGAAGACATGATGTTTCCGAAAATTCGGAAGGGGAAAAAGTGATTCACCATCCTCAAGCAGGCCTGTTGACATTTCGTTACAATAATTTCACAGTTTCTGAAAGCGGTGAATTCGTGATGAGGGTATTCACACCAATCGAAAACACCGGAACAGATGAGCGATTAGAAGATTTAGTGTCTGAATTTCATTCGATCCGTCTATAA
- a CDS encoding NAD(P)H-dependent oxidoreductase has protein sequence MKHLIIFAHPYAKSFGRGITDTIVNELKNKEAEVRVRDLYEIGFDPVLKGTDLPL, from the coding sequence ATGAAACATTTAATTATTTTCGCGCATCCATACGCAAAGAGCTTTGGGAGAGGAATCACGGATACCATTGTAAACGAGCTAAAAAATAAGGAAGCTGAAGTAAGAGTTAGAGATTTATATGAAATTGGCTTTGATCCTGTCCTGAAGGGTACAGATCTGCCACTATAA
- a CDS encoding type II toxin-antitoxin system PemK/MazF family toxin, whose amino-acid sequence MCHYNPQAGQEQAGRRSAIVLSPQAFNETTGFVSVCPIIHTVRGWGYEVLLPNGLVFNGVILTDQIKNLDWRAGRIDIVGKAPDEVVNECLDKIHTFL is encoded by the coding sequence ATCTGCCACTATAATCCACAAGCAGGTCAAGAACAAGCCGGGAGAAGGTCTGCGATCGTGCTGTCGCCACAGGCATTTAATGAAACGACGGGCTTTGTTTCGGTTTGTCCAATTATTCATACGGTCCGAGGCTGGGGGTACGAGGTGCTGCTCCCCAATGGCTTGGTATTTAACGGGGTCATCTTAACGGATCAGATCAAAAATCTGGATTGGCGGGCGGGACGCATTGATATCGTCGGAAAAGCCCCCGATGAAGTAGTCAATGAGTGTTTAGACAAAATTCACACATTTTTGTAG
- the rlmN gene encoding 23S rRNA (adenine(2503)-C(2))-methyltransferase RlmN, with product MHTSIYGLTLDQLTAWLLERGHKKSRALQVWDWLYRKRVTQFSDMTDVNPACIQVLSDHFVLQTLNEHLKQQAADGTIKFLFKLQDGNLIETVLMRHKFGLSVCVTTQVGCNIGCSFCASGLLAKSRDLASGEIVEQIVKVQQHLDNEQQGERVSHIVVMGIGEPLDNYENVANFIRVVKDHKGLAIGPKHLTVSTSGLADKIIEFADSDLAVNLAISLHAPNDELRTRIMRINRAIPIEKLMQAIDYYLAKTKRKITLEYILLKDVNDRVEHAVELAELIGDRRQLANVNLIPYNPVDEHSQYQRSEQSSIRAFYDALKKQRISCSVRLEHGTDIDAACGQLRSKQMKDSGLKKEIL from the coding sequence TTGCATACATCGATATATGGCTTGACACTGGATCAATTGACAGCCTGGCTGCTGGAGCGTGGGCATAAGAAGTCTCGCGCCCTGCAGGTGTGGGACTGGCTCTATCGGAAGCGGGTCACGCAGTTCTCCGACATGACGGATGTGAACCCAGCGTGCATTCAAGTGCTGTCCGACCACTTCGTCCTTCAAACGTTAAATGAGCACCTGAAGCAGCAAGCGGCGGATGGTACGATTAAGTTTCTGTTCAAGCTGCAGGACGGCAACTTGATTGAAACGGTGCTCATGCGACATAAATTTGGCTTATCGGTTTGCGTCACGACGCAGGTAGGCTGTAACATTGGGTGTAGCTTCTGTGCGAGTGGGCTGCTGGCGAAGAGCCGCGACTTGGCTAGCGGTGAGATCGTGGAGCAGATCGTGAAGGTCCAGCAGCATCTGGACAACGAGCAGCAGGGCGAGCGAGTGAGCCATATTGTGGTGATGGGGATCGGCGAGCCCCTCGACAATTATGAGAATGTCGCGAATTTCATTAGGGTCGTGAAGGATCATAAGGGGCTAGCCATTGGTCCGAAGCATCTGACCGTATCGACGAGCGGGCTTGCGGATAAGATCATCGAGTTCGCCGACAGCGACCTGGCGGTTAACCTGGCGATATCGTTACATGCGCCGAATGATGAGCTGCGTACACGGATCATGAGGATTAATCGCGCCATCCCGATCGAGAAGCTGATGCAGGCGATCGATTACTACTTAGCCAAGACGAAGCGGAAGATTACGCTGGAATATATACTGCTGAAGGATGTTAATGACCGTGTGGAGCACGCTGTGGAGCTTGCAGAGCTGATCGGCGATCGCCGACAGCTGGCGAATGTGAACTTGATTCCATACAACCCGGTGGACGAGCACAGTCAATACCAGAGAAGCGAGCAGAGCTCGATACGGGCCTTCTATGACGCGTTGAAAAAGCAGCGTATCAGCTGCAGTGTTCGTCTTGAGCATGGGACGGATATTGATGCGGCTTGCGGACAATTAAGAAGTAAACAGATGAAAGATAGCGGCTTGAAGAAGGAGATCCTATGA
- a CDS encoding DEAD/DEAH box helicase, producing MTFEQLQLIDPIMKALAKENYTQPTPIQEQAIPPVLAGRDLFGCAQTGTGKTAAFLLPIIQLLSTQQSRPNGKRVIRSLILTPTRELAIQIADNAAAYGAFTHLRCGVIVGGVSQRAQEQLLEKGVDILIATPGRLIDLMNQGFVDLRHVQILVLDEADRMLDMGFIHDMKRIIAKLPVKRQTLFFSATMPPEITSLVQSLLNDPVKVEITPVSSTAERIKQQLYYVDKANKLQLLIDLLQDKSITSAIVFTRTKHGADRLVRGLTKANITAQAIHGDKSQNARQAALNNFKSGVTRLLVATDIAARGIDVEELSHVINYNLPNIPETYVHRIGRTGRAGLSGIAISFCEEEEIPYVKDIEKLTKQKIPVVADHPYPMTMTQPERAAIGASRASSAPAKDGNRGPRGEGGGRRRGRRPNPGK from the coding sequence ATGACATTTGAACAATTGCAATTAATTGACCCGATTATGAAAGCATTAGCGAAAGAAAATTATACGCAGCCTACGCCGATCCAGGAGCAGGCGATCCCACCGGTGCTGGCAGGACGTGACTTGTTCGGCTGCGCCCAGACAGGGACTGGCAAGACCGCGGCGTTCCTGCTGCCGATCATCCAGCTGCTGAGCACGCAGCAGAGTCGCCCGAATGGCAAGCGTGTCATTCGTTCGCTCATTCTGACGCCTACGCGTGAGCTGGCTATACAGATTGCGGACAACGCCGCAGCTTACGGCGCGTTCACCCATCTACGCTGTGGCGTCATCGTCGGCGGCGTCTCGCAGAGAGCGCAGGAGCAGCTGCTGGAGAAGGGCGTGGACATTCTGATCGCAACACCGGGCCGGCTGATCGATCTGATGAATCAAGGGTTCGTCGACCTGCGTCACGTGCAGATCTTGGTGCTCGATGAGGCTGACCGGATGCTCGATATGGGCTTCATTCATGATATGAAGCGAATCATTGCGAAGCTGCCGGTTAAGCGGCAGACGTTATTCTTCTCGGCGACGATGCCGCCGGAGATTACGTCCTTGGTGCAGTCGTTGCTGAACGATCCGGTGAAGGTGGAGATTACACCTGTATCCTCCACCGCGGAGCGAATTAAGCAGCAGCTCTACTACGTGGACAAGGCGAATAAGCTGCAGCTGTTGATTGATCTGCTGCAGGACAAGTCGATCACGAGCGCGATCGTGTTCACACGTACGAAGCACGGCGCAGATCGGCTCGTGCGCGGCTTGACGAAGGCGAATATTACGGCACAGGCGATTCACGGTGACAAGTCGCAGAATGCCCGCCAAGCGGCGCTCAATAACTTCAAGTCTGGTGTGACCCGCTTGCTGGTGGCGACGGACATTGCGGCACGTGGGATCGACGTGGAGGAGCTGTCGCACGTAATCAACTATAACTTGCCGAATATACCGGAGACGTATGTGCATCGGATCGGTCGTACGGGGCGTGCGGGGTTAAGCGGGATCGCGATCTCGTTCTGCGAGGAAGAGGAGATTCCGTATGTGAAGGATATCGAGAAGCTGACGAAGCAGAAGATTCCAGTCGTCGCCGATCATCCTTACCCGATGACGATGACGCAGCCGGAACGAGCGGCGATCGGGGCCAGCAGAGCCTCTAGTGCACCAGCCAAGGACGGCAATCGCGGTCCTCGCGGCGAAGGTGGCGGTCGCCGCCGCGGACGGCGTCCGAATCCCGGGAAGTAA
- a CDS encoding TetR/AcrR family transcriptional regulator: MRKPVSADHYMNKIKPVIRKTKFSQLKIDEIAKYMDISKVTLYKHFSSKDDVIEKVVEYEIRYLQQADSVVNDEALSYVERFQKTYIQSLLCVVYLSDLFLQDLREFYPRLYEKLVVAQQNRNKNLQSFFESGMDQNVFNRMNAVLSLVQDDAMLRRIMEPTFSIQWYDLTLKQAIIEFYKMKKYQMIRPEHLDTIDDSDFNHQVGEILQTIS; the protein is encoded by the coding sequence GTGAGAAAACCAGTGAGCGCAGATCACTATATGAATAAAATTAAGCCCGTCATTCGAAAAACGAAGTTCAGCCAATTGAAAATAGATGAGATAGCAAAATATATGGATATCAGTAAAGTGACGCTTTATAAGCATTTTTCATCCAAAGATGATGTCATCGAGAAAGTTGTAGAATATGAAATTCGGTATTTACAGCAGGCGGATTCCGTTGTGAACGATGAGGCTCTCTCTTATGTGGAGCGCTTCCAAAAAACGTATATACAATCATTGCTGTGCGTTGTTTATTTATCTGATCTGTTTCTGCAGGACCTCCGGGAATTTTATCCGAGGCTTTATGAAAAGCTTGTCGTTGCCCAACAAAATCGAAACAAAAATTTACAGTCTTTTTTTGAAAGCGGGATGGATCAGAACGTTTTCAATAGAATGAATGCCGTGCTGTCTTTGGTTCAAGATGATGCTATGCTGCGGCGGATCATGGAACCGACCTTTAGTATCCAGTGGTATGATCTGACCTTGAAGCAAGCCATAATCGAATTTTATAAGATGAAGAAGTATCAAATGATTAGACCAGAGCATCTGGATACGATAGACGATTCCGATTTTAATCATCAGGTAGGGGAAATTTTGCAAACGATATCCTAA
- a CDS encoding SDR family oxidoreductase: protein MNVFVTGATGFIGSAVVRELLTAGHQVIGLARSDKAAAALSAVGAGVHLGSLDDLDSLRAGATSAEGVIHLAFKHDFTNFTAAAAADSLAIGAMGEALQGTGKPLVVTSGTLMLTPGILGTEEQPSGQSIPRRSEEAALALVELGVRSSIVRLAPSVHGKGELGLVPALISIAREKGVSAYVGNGLNRWPAVHQLDAARLFRLVLEKGDTGAIYHGVADEGVPFRDIAGVIGRHLNVPVLSITPEEADAHFGWLAFAASTDNPTSSTLTKERLGWQPVYPALIPDLEQGHYFNS from the coding sequence ATGAACGTATTCGTAACTGGAGCGACGGGGTTCATCGGTTCTGCTGTCGTTCGCGAGCTACTCACTGCGGGGCATCAGGTTATTGGACTCGCCCGCTCCGACAAGGCTGCCGCAGCGTTGTCTGCAGTCGGTGCCGGGGTCCATCTAGGCTCACTCGATGACCTTGATAGCCTGAGAGCAGGCGCTACGTCGGCGGAAGGCGTCATTCACTTAGCCTTCAAACACGACTTCACCAACTTTACGGCAGCCGCCGCAGCCGATAGTCTGGCAATTGGGGCTATGGGGGAGGCGCTACAGGGCACTGGTAAGCCTCTCGTGGTCACCTCAGGCACCTTGATGCTCACACCAGGAATTCTCGGAACGGAAGAGCAGCCCTCAGGACAATCTATACCGCGGCGCTCCGAGGAGGCGGCACTTGCGCTAGTTGAGCTAGGAGTGCGTTCATCGATTGTCCGTCTCGCACCGTCCGTGCATGGTAAGGGAGAGCTAGGTCTCGTGCCGGCCCTCATCAGCATCGCGCGTGAGAAAGGAGTTTCAGCTTATGTGGGGAATGGACTCAATCGGTGGCCGGCCGTGCACCAACTGGATGCAGCACGTCTCTTCAGACTGGTGCTGGAGAAGGGGGATACCGGTGCCATCTATCACGGGGTGGCAGACGAGGGCGTACCCTTCCGAGATATTGCTGGCGTCATCGGTCGCCATCTGAACGTGCCCGTGCTCAGCATAACCCCAGAAGAGGCAGACGCTCACTTCGGGTGGCTCGCCTTCGCTGCGTCCACTGATAATCCGACGTCCAGCACGCTGACGAAGGAACGCTTGGGATGGCAGCCGGTATATCCCGCTCTGATTCCAGATCTCGAACAGGGACACTACTTCAACAGCTGA
- a CDS encoding GyrI-like domain-containing protein, with amino-acid sequence MNEMQSVARAIAYIESHLTDEMTVEQVAAEAGYSPFHFHRIFTAVTRSSVSEYIRGRRLTYAAYDLFHTSLRIIEIAVKYHFSSQEAFTRSFQRMFSITPGQFRKQKHMKDTLFRAMEKKPLDELGLRHIREGMTLEPEILSVSELTLVGLEIRGLASEHIQELWSSFRQRAAELEHSRVHPSIFYALIELTGLKEEVSYTACVEVGREGRTPDGMATKVLPSATYAVFSHKGTVERIPDTFQYIYSAWLPKSGNIRLNQPEFARYDHRYLGPMHEASELDIYIPIGLSTT; translated from the coding sequence ATGAATGAGATGCAATCGGTAGCCCGAGCCATTGCTTACATAGAGTCCCATCTGACGGATGAAATGACAGTAGAGCAGGTTGCGGCTGAGGCTGGCTACTCTCCGTTTCACTTCCACCGAATATTCACAGCGGTTACACGGAGTTCGGTTTCGGAGTACATAAGGGGGCGAAGGTTAACCTATGCCGCATACGACTTGTTTCATACAAGCCTTAGGATCATTGAGATCGCGGTCAAATATCACTTCTCATCGCAGGAAGCCTTTACGCGGTCGTTTCAACGGATGTTCTCGATCACTCCGGGACAATTCCGCAAGCAGAAGCATATGAAGGACACGCTGTTCCGGGCCATGGAGAAGAAACCACTGGATGAGCTGGGGCTGCGGCATATACGTGAAGGCATGACCTTGGAGCCCGAGATCTTATCAGTGAGCGAGCTAACTCTAGTGGGCCTGGAGATTCGGGGTCTCGCCTCAGAGCACATTCAGGAACTATGGAGCTCCTTCAGGCAGCGTGCGGCAGAGCTCGAGCATAGTCGAGTTCACCCCTCCATATTTTACGCGCTTATTGAGCTCACCGGATTGAAGGAGGAGGTCTCATACACCGCTTGCGTCGAGGTTGGCAGGGAGGGGAGGACGCCTGACGGGATGGCGACGAAGGTGTTGCCGTCAGCGACGTATGCGGTGTTCTCCCATAAGGGAACCGTAGAGAGAATACCAGATACGTTCCAGTATATTTATAGCGCGTGGCTGCCTAAATCGGGGAACATTCGCTTGAATCAACCGGAATTTGCGCGCTATGACCATAGATACCTAGGGCCGATGCATGAGGCATCGGAGCTTGATATCTATATCCCAATTGGTCTGAGTACAACTTAA
- a CDS encoding alpha/beta fold hydrolase, translating into MKPNHRKGYAGYLEVQLFDSSQGIGYPMTVMYPTDQPEQEERLGPYLLGLARDAELSEGELPLVLISHGTGGSPLVYRTLARHLARNGFIVGMPEHPHNNRNDNSLEGTIQNLANRPRHLRLAIDWFFEQETFRRRIQTHAVSVIGHSLGGYTALAVAGGLPTSFPQESADGQSRSIEVVSDDRVSALVLLAPATVWFRADDALRAVHAPILMLDAEKDPYTPSFHAQLVMKGVADPSKVRYRTVDNAGHFSFLSPFPPSMKSPSFLPSQDPPGFDRDSFHEWLNDEVLSFLR; encoded by the coding sequence ATGAAGCCTAATCATCGGAAAGGGTACGCAGGATACCTCGAGGTGCAGCTATTCGACTCCTCACAAGGAATCGGCTACCCCATGACGGTCATGTATCCGACCGACCAGCCTGAGCAAGAAGAACGGCTAGGACCCTACCTGCTCGGATTAGCTAGAGATGCAGAGCTCTCGGAAGGGGAGCTTCCACTTGTTCTCATTTCGCACGGTACGGGGGGCTCTCCTCTTGTATACCGGACACTTGCGCGGCATTTAGCGCGAAACGGCTTTATCGTGGGGATGCCGGAGCATCCGCATAATAATCGCAACGACAATAGCCTGGAGGGGACGATTCAGAACCTTGCGAACAGGCCGAGGCATCTTCGTTTGGCTATCGACTGGTTTTTTGAGCAGGAGACGTTTCGAAGAAGAATTCAGACCCATGCTGTTTCAGTGATCGGGCACTCCTTGGGGGGCTACACCGCGCTGGCTGTAGCAGGAGGCTTGCCTACCTCGTTTCCTCAGGAGTCAGCGGACGGACAATCCCGAAGCATAGAGGTCGTCTCGGATGACCGCGTGAGCGCTCTGGTGCTATTGGCGCCGGCGACGGTGTGGTTTCGGGCGGACGATGCCTTGCGGGCGGTTCATGCTCCGATCCTTATGCTCGATGCGGAGAAGGACCCGTACACGCCTTCATTCCATGCACAACTTGTGATGAAGGGGGTTGCTGACCCAAGTAAGGTTCGTTACCGAACAGTCGACAATGCGGGACACTTCTCCTTCCTGAGCCCCTTCCCCCCATCGATGAAATCTCCATCATTTCTTCCATCCCAGGACCCTCCTGGCTTTGACCGGGATTCGTTTCATGAATGGCTTAACGATGAAGTGTTGAGCTTCCTACGCTGA
- a CDS encoding spore germination protein: MSWLRISRYISRILALNAVADPNDRTPQRGAVSSELFGNLSTLREVFSHTPDLIVCEFFYKQAGQQAALVYFSGLSDKNAINNNLLRPLMFHTVSDEQNLPVTAGAHRTLVDWLDIEHAVLLIYRGCCPS, from the coding sequence ATGTCATGGTTACGAATATCTCGTTACATAAGTCGGATTCTAGCTCTCAATGCCGTAGCAGACCCGAATGACCGCACGCCGCAACGGGGAGCTGTATCATCCGAGCTCTTCGGAAATCTGAGTACGTTAAGGGAAGTGTTCAGTCATACGCCTGACCTGATCGTCTGTGAGTTCTTCTATAAGCAGGCGGGCCAGCAAGCGGCTCTGGTGTATTTCTCCGGCTTGTCGGATAAAAATGCAATTAATAATAACTTGCTGCGCCCATTAATGTTTCACACCGTGAGTGACGAGCAGAACCTCCCCGTGACTGCTGGAGCTCACCGCACACTTGTAGACTGGCTGGACATTGAACACGCTGTTCTGCTTATATATCGAGGATGTTGCCCATCCTAA
- a CDS encoding alpha/beta fold hydrolase, with product MDQSIDIRKRNDVNITGWGTKPIIFAPGFGCDQRMWRYVSPSFEQDYRVINFDYVGAGNSDLGCYDYARYKELSGYAQDVIDVLAALELQQAIFVGHSVSSMIGLLASIQAPQYFERLIMIGPSPSYINDPPDYMGGYEVSALEGLLELMDKNYMQWASVFAPIIMKNPDRPKLAEELEESFCSTDPVIAGNFARATFFSDNRQDLPKATVPSLIMQCADDAIAPRQVGEYIHQHMPSSEIRYMEATGHCPHLSHPEETIALIKDYLSTLHS from the coding sequence ATGGATCAAAGTATCGATATCCGAAAACGAAATGACGTGAACATAACCGGATGGGGCACTAAGCCCATCATCTTCGCACCGGGCTTCGGCTGTGATCAGCGAATGTGGAGGTATGTGTCTCCATCGTTCGAGCAAGATTATCGCGTAATTAACTTCGATTACGTGGGTGCGGGCAATTCCGATCTGGGGTGCTATGACTATGCTAGGTACAAGGAGCTCTCTGGTTATGCGCAGGACGTCATTGATGTTCTGGCTGCGCTTGAATTGCAGCAAGCTATATTCGTCGGACACTCCGTCAGCAGTATGATTGGACTGCTTGCTTCTATACAGGCTCCGCAGTACTTCGAGCGTCTTATTATGATCGGTCCTTCCCCGTCTTACATTAATGATCCACCTGACTACATGGGCGGCTACGAGGTGAGTGCTCTTGAAGGTCTTCTGGAGCTGATGGACAAAAATTATATGCAATGGGCAAGCGTCTTTGCCCCCATCATTATGAAGAATCCAGATCGTCCGAAGCTAGCGGAGGAGCTGGAAGAGAGCTTCTGCTCGACCGACCCGGTCATTGCCGGCAACTTCGCAAGGGCCACCTTCTTCTCGGATAATCGGCAGGATCTTCCGAAGGCGACCGTTCCGTCGCTCATTATGCAATGCGCGGATGACGCGATCGCGCCAAGACAAGTAGGAGAATATATACATCAACATATGCCTAGCAGCGAGATTCGATATATGGAAGCAACGGGGCACTGTCCACATCTGAGTCACCCTGAGGAAACGATAGCGCTAATTAAGGACTATCTCTCCACGTTACATAGCTAG
- a CDS encoding ATP-binding protein, with amino-acid sequence MLSINDQLLEWVVAERDKTEGRHVNEILTESSKLFYQMYLFPMLKLQGKVEELYMTLKSGDGSEVPVLLNGTCSQRQEATVIDCILIRTPNRHKLEHELLVAKKAAQQATQVIVESVSDAIIMTNHSMSIIAWNKGAEALFGYTEQEALGQALETIVPRHLQETHGQAVERLRATGQSMVIGRMVESSLLRKDGTEFPAEMSLNCWQTNGQYYWSAIIRDMTERKQTEALLLKSEKLSIAGQLAAGIAHEIRNPLTAIKGFHQLMKAEGNGKAFYFDILTEEMNRIELIVNELLLLAKPQAVQLKPVDVRALLERVYTLMESQVHLHNIEVELKCEPRVRTSIRCDENQMVQIFINFIKNAIEAMPHGGKIIIAITNPDEDRICIRIIDQGVGIPEDMLKRLGEPFYTTKEKGTGLGLMVCRKIIEDHLGSLNITSRLNEGTTVEVLLPVGSKG; translated from the coding sequence ATGCTGTCGATTAATGATCAGCTGCTGGAGTGGGTCGTTGCCGAGCGTGACAAGACCGAGGGTCGTCACGTGAACGAGATTTTGACGGAATCAAGCAAGCTCTTCTACCAAATGTACCTGTTTCCTATGCTGAAGCTGCAAGGCAAGGTTGAGGAACTATACATGACTCTGAAATCCGGGGACGGGTCTGAAGTGCCTGTCCTTCTTAATGGAACATGCAGTCAGCGACAAGAAGCGACGGTCATCGATTGCATCTTGATCCGAACACCGAATAGACACAAGCTTGAGCATGAGCTCCTAGTTGCTAAGAAGGCCGCACAGCAGGCTACCCAAGTGATCGTGGAGTCGGTGAGCGATGCCATTATTATGACCAATCATAGCATGAGCATCATCGCTTGGAATAAAGGGGCCGAAGCACTGTTCGGCTATACCGAGCAGGAAGCACTCGGACAAGCTCTAGAGACCATCGTTCCTCGACATCTTCAAGAGACACACGGTCAAGCTGTAGAGCGTCTGCGTGCCACCGGGCAATCGATGGTCATTGGACGTATGGTCGAATCGAGCTTACTGCGCAAGGACGGGACGGAGTTCCCTGCGGAGATGTCATTGAACTGCTGGCAGACCAATGGCCAGTATTACTGGAGTGCCATCATACGCGATATGACTGAACGGAAGCAGACCGAGGCGCTGCTGTTAAAGTCAGAGAAGCTCAGCATCGCAGGTCAGCTTGCCGCCGGCATTGCCCATGAAATTCGCAACCCGTTGACGGCGATCAAGGGCTTTCATCAATTGATGAAGGCAGAGGGGAACGGGAAGGCGTTTTATTTTGACATACTGACGGAAGAAATGAATCGAATCGAGCTTATCGTAAATGAATTGTTACTCCTCGCCAAGCCGCAAGCTGTACAGCTCAAGCCAGTGGATGTAAGAGCCCTGCTGGAACGGGTGTACACACTGATGGAATCCCAGGTGCATCTTCATAATATTGAAGTCGAATTGAAGTGCGAGCCCCGTGTGCGGACATCTATTCGATGCGATGAAAATCAGATGGTGCAAATCTTCATCAATTTCATTAAGAATGCGATAGAAGCGATGCCTCATGGCGGGAAAATCATTATCGCGATAACGAATCCCGATGAGGATCGCATCTGCATACGCATTATCGACCAAGGTGTGGGCATTCCTGAAGATATGCTGAAGCGGCTCGGGGAGCCCTTCTATACGACGAAAGAAAAAGGAACAGGGCTAGGGCTCATGGTCTGTCGCAAAATTATAGAGGATCACCTCGGATCGTTAAACATCACAAGTCGATTGAACGAAGGGACGACGGTCGAGGTGCTGCTGCCAGTAGGGAGCAAAGGGTAG